A DNA window from Sporomusaceae bacterium contains the following coding sequences:
- the rpsF gene encoding 30S ribosomal protein S6, translating into MRKYEVMYIVKPAEEEAVEAVVAKFENLIKNNGGTIDKVDRWGKRRLAFELKDFNEGIYFIVYFTAPAGAVAELERVMKITDEILRHMVVKQED; encoded by the coding sequence ATGAGAAAGTATGAAGTCATGTACATCGTGAAGCCGGCGGAAGAAGAGGCTGTCGAGGCGGTTGTCGCCAAATTCGAGAACCTCATCAAAAACAACGGCGGCACGATCGACAAAGTCGACCGCTGGGGCAAACGTCGCCTGGCGTTCGAACTCAAAGACTTCAACGAAGGGATTTACTTCATAGTCTACTTCACCGCCCCGGCCGGCGCCGTCGCCGAGCTTGAGCGCGTGATGAAGATTACCGACGAAATCCTGCGCCACATGGTTGTCAAACAGGAAGATTAG
- a CDS encoding single-stranded DNA-binding protein: MNKVILVGRLAQDPEVRYTQSGKAVASFTIAVNRFSGGGQKEADFIPIVAWEKLAETCGNNLTKGQRVLVEGRLQIRSYETNDGQKRRVAEVVAQNIEFLERKQPAEDKEATPFGGQVFPEEEIPF, encoded by the coding sequence ATGAACAAGGTCATTCTGGTCGGCCGGCTCGCCCAGGATCCGGAAGTGCGCTACACCCAAAGCGGCAAAGCCGTCGCCTCCTTCACCATCGCCGTCAACCGGTTTTCCGGCGGCGGCCAGAAGGAAGCCGACTTTATCCCCATCGTCGCGTGGGAAAAGCTCGCCGAAACCTGCGGCAACAACCTCACCAAGGGTCAGCGCGTTCTTGTCGAAGGCCGTCTGCAAATCCGCTCCTACGAGACCAATGACGGGCAGAAGCGCCGCGTAGCGGAAGTCGTCGCCCAGAACATCGAGTTTCTCGAGCGCAAGCAGCCTGCCGAAGACAAAGAAGCGACCCCGTTTGGCGGTCAGGTATTTCCGGAAGAAGAAATTCCTTTCTAA
- the rpsR gene encoding 30S ribosomal protein S18 — translation MKREKGRKPKKKVCSFCVDKVESIDYKEVPKLRRYTTERGKILPRRISGNCAKHQRQLTVSIKRARNMALLPFTAE, via the coding sequence GTGAAACGCGAAAAAGGCCGCAAGCCGAAGAAAAAAGTCTGTAGTTTCTGCGTGGACAAAGTCGAGTCCATTGACTATAAAGAGGTACCCAAGCTGCGCCGCTACACCACCGAACGCGGCAAGATCCTGCCCCGCCGCATCTCGGGCAACTGCGCCAAGCACCAGCGGCAGCTCACCGTCTCCATCAAACGGGCCCGCAACATGGCCCTGCTGCCCTTCACCGCAGAATAG
- a CDS encoding NAD(P)H-dependent oxidoreductase subunit E, with amino-acid sequence MNDRPLCATKIMQALPENERQLINVLNQLQEKKGYISQEDLQNLSAETGQPEASLHGLVSFFNSLRTRPLGRNHLSVCYGTACYTRGADLLYDRLAGELELDADGTTADGFITVDKVQCVGACSLAPVLVCNGALEGKVKSNQMPAKIRALRENDAKHS; translated from the coding sequence ATGAACGACCGACCACTATGCGCAACAAAGATTATGCAGGCTTTGCCGGAAAATGAAAGGCAACTGATTAATGTCCTCAACCAACTGCAAGAGAAAAAGGGGTATATTTCCCAGGAAGATCTGCAAAACCTTTCGGCTGAGACCGGACAGCCGGAAGCTTCACTTCACGGGCTTGTCAGCTTCTTTAACAGCTTACGCACCCGCCCGCTGGGCAGAAATCATCTGTCGGTTTGCTACGGGACAGCCTGCTATACCCGTGGGGCCGACCTGCTATATGACCGTCTCGCCGGCGAACTGGAACTAGATGCCGACGGTACCACCGCCGACGGGTTCATCACCGTCGACAAGGTGCAGTGTGTCGGCGCCTGCAGCTTAGCGCCGGTGCTTGTCTGCAACGGCGCCCTCGAAGGCAAGGTAAAATCAAACCAGATGCCGGCAAAAATACGGGCCTTAAGAGAAAACGATGCAAAGCACAGCTGA